The Pristiophorus japonicus isolate sPriJap1 chromosome 2, sPriJap1.hap1, whole genome shotgun sequence DNA segment aaaggagtaatctcaggattgctaccagtgccacgtgctagtcagagtaggaattgcaggatagctcagatgaatacgtggcttgaggagtggtgcagaagggagagattcaaattcctgggacattggaaccggttctgggggaggtggcaccagtacaaaccgacggtctgcacctgggcaggacgggaaccaatgtccgagggtaagtatttgctagtactgttggggaggagttaaactaatatggcagggggatgggaacctatgcatggagacagagggaaataaaatagaggcaggagcaaaagatagaaaggagaagagtaaaagtggagggcagataaacccaaggcaaaaatcaaaaagggccacattacagcaaaattctaaaggggcaaagtgtgttaaaaagacaagcctgaaggctctgtgcctcaatgcaaagagtattcggaataaggtggacgaattaactacgcagatagcagttaatggatatgatgtaattggcatcacggagacatggctccagggtgaccaaggcttggaattcaatatccaggggtattcaacatttaggaaagataggcagagaggaaaaggaggcggggtgtggttactggttaaagaggaaatgaatgcaatagtaaggagggacattagcctggatgatgtggaatcggtatgggttgagctgcggaattccaaaggggagaaaacgctagtgggagttgtgtacagaccaccaaacagtagtagtgaggttggggacagcatcaaacaagaaataagggatgtgtgcaataaaggtacagcagttatcatgggcgactttaatctacatattgattgggctaaccaaactggtagcaatgcggtggaggaggatttcctggagtgtattagggatggttttctagaccaatatgtcgaggaaccaactagagagcaggccatcctagactaattagcaatcttgttgtgcgaggccccttggggaagagtgaccataatatggtagaattctttattaagatggagagtgacacagttaattcggaaactagggtcctgaacttaaggaagggtaacttcgacggtatgaggcgtgaattggctagaatagactggcaaaggatacttaaagggtcgacggtggataagcaatggcaaacatttaaagatcacgtggatgaacttcggcaattgtacatccttatctggagtaaaaataaaatggggaaggtggctcaaccatggctaacaagggaaattaaggatagtgttaaagccaaggaaaaggcatataaattggctagaaaaagcaacaaacctgaggactgggagaaatttagaattcaacagaggaggactaagggtttaattaagagggggaaaatagagtacgagaggaagcttgctgggaacataaaaacggactgcaaaagcttctataaatatgtgaagagaaaaagattagtgaagacaaatgtaggtcccttgcagtcggattcaggtgaatttataatggtgaataaagaaatggcagaccaattgaaccaatacttcggttctgtcttcacgaaggaagacacaaataatcttccgaatgtactaggggatggtgggtctagtgagaagcaggaactgaaggatatccttattaggcaggaaattatgttagggaaattgataggattgaaggccgataaatccccggggcctgatagtctgcatcccagagtacttaaggaagtggcccgagaaatagtggatgcattggtgatcattttccaacagtctatcgactcaggatcagttcctatggactggagggtagctaatgcaacaccactttttaaaaaaggagggagagaaaacaggtaattatagaccagttatcctgacatcagtagtgtggtaaatgttggaatcaatcattaaggatgaaatagcagcgcatttggaaagcagtgacaggatcggaccaagtcagcatggatttatgaaagggaaatcatgcttgccgaatcttctggaattttttgaggatgtaactagcagagtggacaagggagaaccagtcgatgtggtgtatttggactttcaaaaggcttttgacaaggtcccgcacaagagattggtgtgcaaaatcaaagcgcatggtattgagagtaatgtactgacgtggatagagaactggttggcagacagtaagcagagagtcgggataagcgggtccttttcagaatggcaggcagtgactagcggagtgccgcagggctcagtgctcggaccccagctctttacaatatatattaacgatttagatgaaggaattgagtgtaatatctccaagtttgcagatgacactaaactgggtggcggtgtaagctgtgaggaggatgctgagaggctgcagagtgacttggacaggttagatgagtgggcaaatgcatggcagatgcagtataatgtggataaatgtgaggttatccattttgggggcaaaaacacgaaggcagaatattatctgaatggcggcagattcggaaaagaggaggtgcaacgagacctgggtgtcatggttcatcagtcactgaaagtggacatgcaggtacagcaggcggtaaagaaggcaaatggtatgttagccttcatagctagggatttaagtataggagcaggaaggtcttactgcagttgtacagggccttagtgaggcctcacctgggatattgtgttcagttttggtctcctaatctgaggaaggacgttcttgctattgagcgagtgcagcgaaggttcaccagactgattcccaggatggatggactgtcatatgaggagagactggatcaactgggtctttattcactggcgtttaaaagaatgagaggggatctcatagaaacctataagattctgatgggacgggacaggttagatgcgggtagaatgttcccaatgttgaggaagtccagaaccaggggacatagtcttaggataaggggtaggccatttaggactgagatgaggagaaacttcttaactcagagagttgttaacctatggaattccctgccgcagagagttgttgatgccagttctttggatatattcaagagggagttagatttggcccttatggctaaggggatcaaggagtatggagagaaagcaggaaaggggtactgagggaatgatcagccatgatcttattgaatggcggtgcaggctcgaaaggccgaatggcctactcctattttctatgttaacataGACACATCAATAAAACAGAGAATTCCTGGAAACACACTTGCTTTATCTGTCGATCAAATGTCTGTTGTATAATTGTACCAGCAGTTAACGGGCTCCTGTGAACTCCTCCATCTGCTATTTTAATGCAGACTTTAATCAATTTATTTTAAACGGGTTTATGTTAAATCAGTTAATGCCTGCCTTAAAATGGTGGATTCAGAACTGTCACACAAACTCATTAAGTCTTAGTAGAATAATTACCAGAGTAAATTTTAGACTGGAAACTTAAACCTGCTGTTTCACTTTCAGTCAGGAACAGATCACAGTTTTACACCAATCTCTGATTTGACAGCATGTTTCCAGCATTCACCGTTGTTCTTCCTGACTCCAAACACAGTTGTAAAGGAGCCTTCTGTTCCATGCCTAGGAGCTCTGAACCTTGGAAGAGAGCGGCTGGGACACATTTCTTACACACCTCACAGTTAACCCGCAAGGCGACTTTGGTGTCAGTGAAacgagacgagaaagaccaaagtggcgtttgcccctctcagtgtggccctgaaggggctgtgtccaggctgaagttctgttcccgccGTACGATCCTCCCCCAGATTGTCCTTTCTGAGCTCCAGctgggtgatgctaaacactcaggtggggaAGACAAAAATCTACAACAATGTGtttaaagctgatttatttgatatgtatccagaatattaaacttcaGCCCAGTTATAGGAgtaattaacatcagcagaaacaaaccccaactgtcagaatgaacatggttcagtcctggatgtgattaacagcagcaataacagcagaatccaacccctgaagacacatgtgaactcgctggtgtttcaacaggatggatgactgagtgaagTTCTTCCCACACACGAAGCAGTTGAACAGCCTCTCCCTAGAGTGAACGTGCTGGTGTTTCAACAGATCAGATGACTGagcgaatcctttcccacacacagagcaagtgaatggcctctccccggtgtgaactcgctggtgtctcagcagatcctttcttcttttaaagctcttctcacagtcagaacatttacaaggtctctcatcagtgtgaacaagttggtgtgtcagcaggtgggatgattgaatgaatcctttcccacactcggagcaggtaaatggcctctccccagtgtgagtccgCTGGTGTCGAGTGAGGTTAGATGATCGCCTGAACCCAGTCCCACAGTGAGAACatctgaacggtctctccccagtgtgaacacgttgaTGGCACGTCAGTTCCCCAGAACTTTTATAGCAATTCCCGCAGTCcgggcatttaaaaggtctctcgtcagtgtgaactcgccagTGCTGCAGCAAATTGGATGActctgtgaatcccttcccacactcggagcagataaatggtctctccccagtgtgaagtcgctggtgtctcACCAGATCCTTTTCACTTTTAaatctcttctcacagtcagaacattgaaAAGGTCTcacatcagtgtgaactcgctggtgtttcagcaggttggatgactgagtaaattccttcccacacaaggagcaggtgaacggccaatccccagagtgaactcgctggtgtttcaacaggtcggatgactgagtaaattccttcccacactccgagcaggtgaacggtctctccccagtgtgaattcgctggtgtctcagcagatcctttttccttttaaagctcttctcacagtcagaacatttaaaaggtctgttATCAGTAtgaacaagttggtgtgtcagcaggtgggatgaacgagtgaatcccttcccacactcggagcaggtgaacggcctctccccagtgtgagtgcgctggtgtacaATAAGGTCAGATGATCGCCTGAACCCAGTCCCGCAGTGAGAGCACCTGaagggtctctccccagtgtgaacacgttgaTGGCACCTCAGTTCCCCAGAACATTTATAGCGCTTCCCGCAGTCtgggcatttaaaaggtctctcatcgGTGTGAACTCGCCCGTGCTGCAGTAGAttggatgaattagtgaatcccttcccacattcagagcaggtgaacggtctcacaccggtgtgaactcgctggtgtgtcagcaggtgggatgaatacttgaatcccttcccacactcgaagCACATAAACggtttctccccggtgtgactgcgcttgtgtctagaTAGGCCAgaggatcggctgaagccttgtccacacacagaacacgtatacagtttctccccgctatgaatggtgctttttgcttccatgttcaaaggccgatgatattcaagtcctgatgaatagAAGGACTCTAACAGATCTTGATGTGCTGTTTGGCTTgaatttcccgtctgcaaatcctccccttctaacacctgTAAAATTCATTTAAAATAGgaaactgagtgtgagagagaacccacaaaaacacaaaggttggttgtgaaattgagcttaatttaTCTGGTAATATGTGGGACCAGCagcagaaaaaagtgaccatgaaagctgctgctTTGTCGTAAAaccctaactggttcactaatgtccttcaggaaagagaATCCacctcccttgacagtcccacatCGGAAATTGTTGGTCTGACTGGGCTCAGAAGTACTGGGGATTAAACCCAACAGCTTCTCCTccttctccactccagctcaacttGATGCAACAAATGAcctacacaggaggccagggagcgagtTCCgaatccagcacccaccctgatacaaaACAAcctggaattgctgggcctgctgtataaatgcaagttctccacTGTCCTGCTCTTTACCTGGAgctctgcattttttttccttcaagtatttatccaattctcttttgatagttactattgaatctgttccatCACCTTTCAGTgaatttcagatcacaacaactcgctacattaaaaattgattccacatgtcgactctggttctttttccaatcatcGTAAGTCATGTGTCCTAtagtccttctgccactggaaacactttctccttatttactcaatcaaaaccattcatgactttgaacacctctatcaaatctccttttaaccttttctgctctaaagagaacagcttctccagtctcatcACATAACTGAAGtatctcatccctggcaccatttctagtaaatctcttctgtatcctctccaaggtcttgacatcattcctaaagtgtggttctcagaattggacacaatactccagctgcggtcgaaccagtgttttattaaggtttagcataactaaacaccaaatgctgatatttctgtgaATGAGTTTTGAAGGCAAGATTAATccagtcaggctggtgtgtgaatgATGCAGTGAGCCGAAAGGAGCGCATTTGAAGCGGAGAGCTAGAAACACACTGTGTAACCAGACACAAGCACTCTGCACAGCccagacatcacttgtttcccacttcgcACAAAGGGAATATATTAATTGTAACAATTGATTTGATTTTAAATAGTTTGTTTTAGAAATTGATTCATATTTTTATAATTGTTTTCACAACTCAGATACTTGGATCAATTTTTTTCGTCCTCCAGGAATCTAACCGTGGAACTATacgtggagattctaaccctggggactgtatatggggattctaaccctgggactggacatgtggattctcaccctgggactgtacatgggattccaaccctgggtaagggggagggggggtggagagtaggggtgaaagaggagttggggtgagggggcttGGAGaggaggggtgaaagaggagttgggttacataagaacattaaaagataggagctggagtagccaattggcccttcgagcctgttcctccattcaacaagatgatggctgattttctacctcagctccacgttcccacactatgcccatatcccttaattgccctagttcccaaaaatttatcgacctctgtcttaaatatactcaatgactgagcatccacagctctctgaggtagagaattcgaaagatacacaaccctttgagtgaagacatttctcctactctcagtcctaaatggccgatcccttattctgagagtgtgactctgtgttctagattccccagccaggggaaacattttctcagcattaaccttgtcaagcctcttaagagttttatatgtttcaattagatcatctctcattcttctaaactctaggaaatataggcctagtcgactcaatctatcctcataggataatcccctcattccaggaaccagtctagtgaaccttttttgcactctctctaaggcaagtatatctttcctttggtaaggagaccagaaatgtacacaggactccaggtgagacctcaccaatgccctgtataattgcagtaagacttctttactcttgtactcaaatccctttgtaacaaaagctaacataccattggctttcctaattgcttgctgtacttgcatgttaactttatgattcatgtacaagggcacccaggtccctctgaatgcaaacacttcccagtctctcaccattcaaaaaatattctacaTTTTTGTCtttcctacccaagtggataactttacacttccccacattgtattctatTTGTCGTGTTCTTGCTTACTCAGTCAACCTGtcgatatctctctgcagcctctttgcatccccatcacagcttactttcccacctaactttgtatcatcaccaaactttGACCCTTCATCTagggcattaatatagattgtgaatagctgaggcccaagcactgatccttgcggtaccctgctcgttacagcctgccaacccgaaaaagacctatttacgcctactctgttttctgtccatcaacgaatcctcaatccatgctaatatattacccccaatcccatgaatcctaattttgtgtaatagcctcttgcatggcaccttatcaaatgtttttTGAAAACCCAAAACACactacatccaatggttccccttatccatcctactagtttcatcttcaaaaaactcgaacagatttgtcaaacacgaattccctttcataaaaccatgctgactcagcctAATCATACGCTTGATACCTTCCGCTACCAGTGGACATGGAAGGTATCAAGAGGTGACAATCAATTCTCACAGTCACATTATGATTTAATtattaattgtgtgtgtgtgtcacaaatAGATTTTTTCTATTTTGCACAAACACAAATGCTGTACTAGACATATTAAACTACTAGTTACTTAAATCAGGGCTGCAGCTACTGAAAGGTTGACTGTACTGAGATTTGTGGCGAGAGCTGGCAGATGTGTTGTTCTGAAGTGTGATGTCTCACACCTGAAGAATTTATTTATGTCATGTTGTAATTACCTTTTTCTGTTGCCTGGTGTCAGAAACAGAAATGAAAGGGAGATGATGCCCCACACTGTTAATGAGCTCTTTGACACATTTCCATGCATTTCCTTTCTTAATTTAGAAATTTACTAGGCCATTAGTGACCAATGGATTGCCAGTCTGCCAGTTTTTAGTGTGGCTTGAAAGGTTTCGCTGTGAAGCTACACTCACCCatctgtctgtgtgtcactgtgtttggATTGTGTTAGACAACAGTCCTAATATGGAAGAAGTTATAATATCTTGCCTACATCCATTACAATTTTTTAAATGTTAGATTGTACTTGAAAAAAGTTGGTTTGAATCTGACAATTCTGAAATTGGGAGCtgttaatgatttttatttttactatATAGTGATGTGATCAGTCAAAGCAAATCAAAAGGTGCTGCTATTTCCTTAACACAACTAAATAATTCTACAAGGATGCTatcgcagtcttcctcagtattaactaagcCCCCcaattttgtgccatctgcaaattttgaaattgtacttctgattcccaagtccaaatcaatcatgtaaatggtgaacaacagtggtcccagcagcgatccctgtggtacaccacttccCAACTCCCACCCATCTCAGTAAATACCTTTAACACAGCCCATTACTTTGACTGGACTTGTCTCCATCCCCATGCCGAGGGGATTGCCATACCGGACAGAAGGGAAAACATTTGGGGCCTCTCGATTCGCCACCAATTCCCATCCACCCTCTTTCtgatggataatggaggggccaccgagtgtaatgtgcaagtcaggaagaattgtcagcaaggattaattagcactttctaattggagatgttcATCAGTGGAACTTTTCAGACACTGaactgtagattttgtaccaaagatcaatttaagattgaagtaaaagttcataattttattgtaaAATAATTTAGGGACTATCAGTAGAAATTAAGGGGAACGATCCCAGACAGCAGTTCTTACAGAGATATTGCAGCCCCGAAAACACAATCAgttatatatccagaatattaaactcaagCCCAGTAGTAAGAGATATTAACATCATCAGAAACAGCTGCGAatgtcagaatgaacatgcttCAGTCGTGGATGTGATTAAGAACAGAATCCAACACATGcactcacttgtgaactcgctggtgtgtcagctggTTGCATGATCGATTGATTCCCTTCCCAcaatctgagcaggtgaacggcctctccccagtgtgaattcgttgGTGTAGAATGAGGTTGAATGAGTGCTCGAACCTCATCCCAGTGCGTGCAGCTGAATgatctctcgtcagtgtgaactcgctgatgtgtctggAGAATGGACGAGTGAGTAACGAATGAGAGCCTATTTCCccgagtagaggggtcaacaaccagggagcataaatttaccttaattagtagagggtttagaagggatttgagggaaaatctcttcacacagagggttgtgggggtctgtaactcactgcctgaaagggtggtagaggcagaaaccctcaccacatttaaaaagtgcttggatatgcacttgaagtgctgtaacctgcagggttacggacctatagctggaaagtaggattagactagattgcctcttgttggctggcacggacaccataggctgaaatggcctgcttccatgctgtaaacttccatgattctatgaatcccTTCcctacacggagcaggtgaacggcctctctccagtgtgactgcgttgATGGGTTTACagatcagacgggtaattgaattccttcttacagtccccacatttccacggtttctccgtggtgtgggtgtccttgcaactctccaggttggatgatcagttgaagcctcgtccacacacagaacacgtgtacggtttctccccgctgtgaatggtgtggtGTTTTTTCAGGATCAGTAACTGGTGAAAGCTCCTTGCAGTCAgtacactggaacactctcactcgggtgtgtgtgtcccgGTGCTTTTCGAATCACaccgatgtttgaaatcttttcccatagacagaacagacaaacatttctccttccacattcaaaggccaatgatattcaggtcctgatggagtgactgtcagatcttgatgtgatgtttggtttgcggtctgtaaatgctgcccctctcacagcctgtaacaggagtttacaaaagccatcactgagagtccaggatagaaat contains these protein-coding regions:
- the LOC139237863 gene encoding zinc finger protein 271-like; protein product: MQPADTPASSQVLEGEDLQTGNSSQTAHQDLLESFYSSGLEYHRPLNMEAKSTIHSGEKLYTCSVCGQGFSRSSGLSRHKRSHTGEKPFMCFECGKGFKYSSHLLTHQRVHTGVRPFTCSECGKGFTNSSNLLQHGRVHTDERPFKCPDCGKRYKCSGELRCHQRVHTGERPFRCSHCGTGFRRSSDLIVHQRTHTGERPFTCSECGKGFTRSSHLLTHQLVHTDNRPFKCSDCEKSFKRKKDLLRHQRIHTGERPFTCSECGKEFTQSSDLLKHQRVHSGDWPFTCSLCGKEFTQSSNLLKHQRVHTDVRPFQCSDCEKRFKSEKDLVRHQRLHTGERPFICSECGKGFTESSNLLQHWRVHTDERPFKCPDCGNCYKSSGELTCHQRVHTGERPFRCSHCGTGFRRSSNLTRHQRTHTGERPFTCSECGKGFIQSSHLLTHQLVHTDERPCKCSDCEKSFKRRKDLLRHQRVHTGERPFTCSVCGKGFAQSSDLLKHQHVHSRERLFNCFVCGKNFTQSSILLKHQRVHMCLQGLDSAVIAAVNHIQD